A genome region from Gemmatimonadales bacterium includes the following:
- a CDS encoding STAS domain-containing protein, with the protein MPTTETNARVIKAPEIFGLEVRSVFRDAAIALLGEMTTNGGALMIDFAETKRIDSAGLGALMLVQRKAAEREQRVVLRNLRDEFRFLLVLTKLDDLFEIEAK; encoded by the coding sequence ATGCCCACGACGGAAACCAACGCGCGTGTTATCAAAGCTCCGGAAATCTTCGGACTCGAAGTCCGCAGTGTTTTCCGCGACGCGGCGATTGCGCTGCTTGGTGAAATGACGACCAATGGTGGCGCCCTGATGATCGACTTTGCCGAGACCAAGCGGATCGACTCCGCGGGGTTGGGCGCCCTGATGCTGGTCCAGCGAAAGGCTGCTGAGCGGGAGCAGCGGGTGGTCCTGCGCAATCTTCGTGATGAGTTCCGCTTTCTCCTCGTTCTCACCAAGCTCGACGATCTGTTCGAAATCGAAGCCAAATAG
- a CDS encoding flavin reductase family protein, whose amino-acid sequence MSDVDSAHFRALCGRFATGVVVVTAIDPTGRPIGMTANSFASVSLDPPLISLNVEHRAEFHATIAVTDRFTVNVLSHEQEALSRRFAGTPAPDRLDGVGYRTTDDGRIALDGTIATIECEIFDRYAVGDHTIVIGRVVGGTARDGRPLLYFRGGYRALAG is encoded by the coding sequence ATGTCCGATGTCGATTCCGCCCACTTTCGCGCCCTCTGCGGTCGCTTTGCCACCGGCGTCGTCGTTGTCACGGCCATCGACCCGACCGGCCGGCCCATCGGAATGACCGCCAACAGTTTTGCGTCGGTGTCACTCGACCCGCCCCTGATCAGCCTCAATGTGGAGCATCGCGCCGAGTTCCACGCCACCATTGCAGTGACCGATCGGTTCACGGTCAACGTGCTGAGCCACGAGCAGGAAGCCCTGTCACGGCGATTTGCCGGAACGCCAGCTCCGGACCGGCTCGACGGGGTCGGTTACCGGACGACCGATGATGGCCGGATTGCGCTCGATGGTACGATTGCCACGATCGAATGCGAGATCTTCGACCGCTACGCCGTTGGCGATCACACCATCGTGATCGGTCGGGTGGTCGGCGGCACGGCTCGTGACGGCCGACCACTGCTGTACTTCCGAGGAGGCTACCGGGCACTAGCGGGATAG
- a CDS encoding heme exporter protein CcmB, whose product MTFWRAMLVIAGKDVQVELAGKTALATAVTFAALVLVIFNFARDPAEVTLATLAPSVLWVTSAFAGVVALNRSFAMERHRGAIDGLLLAPVGRSAIFGGKYLANLAFVLVVNAVILPLFILFFNIDLTPALGWVALALALAAAGYVAIGTVLAAMTVRTRFAELMLPVLLLGFLVPPVLVGVQATTRLLAGRPPGEIAGWFRFLALYDVVFITLGFLLFPATMDE is encoded by the coding sequence GTGACCTTCTGGCGTGCGATGCTGGTGATTGCCGGCAAAGACGTGCAGGTCGAGCTGGCCGGAAAGACCGCGCTGGCCACAGCCGTCACTTTCGCCGCCCTGGTGCTCGTCATCTTCAACTTTGCCCGCGACCCCGCTGAGGTGACGCTGGCCACCCTGGCGCCGAGCGTCCTGTGGGTCACCTCCGCCTTTGCGGGGGTGGTGGCGCTCAACCGGTCGTTCGCAATGGAGCGACATCGGGGCGCGATCGACGGGTTGCTGTTGGCGCCGGTCGGGCGGAGCGCCATCTTCGGCGGGAAGTATCTGGCCAACCTCGCGTTCGTGCTGGTCGTCAACGCGGTCATTCTCCCGCTGTTCATTTTGTTCTTCAACATCGATCTGACGCCAGCACTCGGTTGGGTTGCGCTCGCGCTGGCGCTGGCTGCCGCAGGTTACGTGGCGATCGGTACCGTGCTCGCTGCCATGACGGTCCGGACGCGGTTTGCCGAATTGATGCTCCCGGTGCTGCTGCTCGGGTTTCTGGTGCCACCGGTGCTGGTCGGCGTTCAGGCGACGACGCGGTTGCTCGCGGGGCGTCCTCCGGGCGAAATTGCGGGCTGGTTCCGGTTTCTGGCGCTCTACGACGTGGTGTTCATCACTCTCGGCTTTCTGCTCTTCCCGGCAACGATGGACGAATGA
- a CDS encoding ABC transporter ATP-binding protein — translation MRYRCLAPIPGLILTASPSFLTVDDVSRRFGSRMVVNRVTLAVSGGEIHLLVGPNGSGKSTLARLAVGLLRPHTGRVAVAGADPRTVASVRAGVGFAGHEAQLYDDLSAEDNLRFAARLTGHPDPAGLAREALERFGAASERRTPVRRLSRGFMQRVALARSLVHRPKLVVWDEPMTGLDTPSIDRVVEVLAEERRRGTAVLLVSHDLPDLWQLATHVHVVVDGEIRLSEDGGRPLEAFRTAYGELVA, via the coding sequence GTGCGGTACCGCTGCCTGGCTCCGATTCCGGGACTGATCCTGACTGCATCTCCCTCCTTCCTGACCGTCGACGACGTATCCCGGCGCTTCGGGTCGCGCATGGTCGTCAACCGAGTCACGCTTGCGGTGAGCGGTGGCGAGATTCACCTGCTCGTCGGTCCCAACGGGTCGGGAAAGTCCACCCTGGCGCGGCTGGCAGTCGGGCTGCTGCGGCCCCACACCGGCCGGGTTGCCGTCGCTGGGGCCGACCCGAGGACGGTCGCGTCGGTTCGGGCTGGCGTCGGGTTTGCCGGCCACGAGGCCCAGCTCTACGACGATCTCTCTGCTGAAGACAACCTCCGGTTCGCGGCGCGTCTGACGGGTCATCCTGATCCGGCCGGCTTGGCGCGCGAGGCCCTGGAGCGCTTCGGCGCAGCCAGTGAGCGGCGCACCCCGGTCCGGCGCTTGAGCCGAGGCTTCATGCAGCGGGTGGCCCTGGCCCGTTCTCTGGTCCACCGTCCGAAGCTCGTCGTCTGGGACGAGCCGATGACCGGGCTCGACACGCCCAGCATCGATCGGGTGGTCGAGGTGCTGGCGGAGGAGCGCCGCCGCGGCACGGCGGTGCTGCTGGTCTCGCACGACCTGCCGGATCTCTGGCAGCTTGCTACGCACGTGCACGTTGTCGTCGACGGCGAAATCCGCCTCTCGGAGGACGGGGGCAGGCCGCTCGAAGCGTTCCGCACCGCATACGGGGAACTGGTCGCGTGA
- the ccsA gene encoding cytochrome c biogenesis protein CcsA, with translation MTIPAAQDPLIRRGTVLTVIGLLLLALVYVQAIGFTPLERWQGQAHKILYLHAPVAYMTLSAFMLAGLASAAYLFLRDRRLDTFAEATSEVGLVFGAVMLTTGPLWAKPIWGAWWQWEPRLTLTLLLVLLFVGYRALRNAIDDPDERARYSAVVGIMALAMVPFVHLSVYLFRTIHPQPVLLKPSRPDMPPEMLRTLLFSIAVFTFLYIGLVTLRYALGRRRIARSS, from the coding sequence ATGACGATTCCCGCTGCGCAAGATCCCCTGATCCGTCGGGGTACCGTCCTTACTGTCATCGGGTTGCTGTTGCTGGCCCTCGTCTACGTGCAGGCCATCGGGTTTACCCCGCTCGAGCGATGGCAGGGGCAGGCCCATAAGATCCTCTATCTCCATGCCCCGGTTGCCTACATGACGCTCTCCGCGTTCATGCTGGCGGGCCTGGCCAGTGCGGCCTACCTCTTCCTGCGCGATCGGCGGCTCGACACCTTTGCCGAGGCCACCTCCGAGGTCGGTCTGGTTTTTGGGGCGGTGATGCTGACGACCGGGCCGCTCTGGGCCAAGCCGATCTGGGGCGCCTGGTGGCAGTGGGAGCCGCGGCTCACGCTGACCCTGCTCCTGGTCCTGCTGTTCGTGGGTTATCGTGCCTTGCGCAATGCGATCGACGATCCAGACGAGCGGGCCCGCTACAGCGCCGTGGTCGGAATCATGGCGCTTGCCATGGTCCCGTTCGTTCACCTGAGCGTCTACCTGTTTCGGACCATCCATCCGCAGCCGGTGCTGCTCAAGCCGAGCCGACCCGATATGCCGCCCGAGATGCTGCGCACTCTGCTGTTCTCGATCGCCGTATTCACGTTCCTGTATATCGGACTGGTCACCCTGCGATATGCACTCGGCCGACGCCGGATTGCGAGGTCATCATGA
- a CDS encoding aminopeptidase P family protein, translating to MHHLASLDRDALRVGLETAGADGWLLFDFKGLNPIALRMLRIKPGTRRIFVYLPREGAPVAIAHKIELHAVEGFPGEVIAYARWEELDAAIDRVVRGRTVAMEVSMRDAVPYLDRVPLGVVQLIEAAGGRVVSSAPLVTQFTARWSAEETEDHRFAAEILAQVAKRVMAETIAAAGTGITESAVQARVVALLEGHGLRVDPGHLPIIGFGPNSANPHYEPVAGRDRALEPNEVVLIDLFAGRTLETVFADQTWMGFSGPVPPDDVLAVWTTVRDARDAAIAAVWQAVGEKRPLKGFEIDRAARGVIESAGYGGYFVHRTGHAIDRDLHGSGPHCDDYETHDDRILVPGVGFSVEPGVYLTGRFGVRSEVNMYWGADGAVVTPEDVQRTLILSSA from the coding sequence ATGCATCATCTTGCCAGCCTCGATCGGGACGCCCTGCGGGTCGGGCTCGAAACGGCAGGTGCGGACGGGTGGCTGCTCTTCGACTTCAAGGGGCTCAATCCGATTGCGCTCCGTATGCTGCGCATCAAACCTGGGACCCGGCGGATCTTTGTCTATCTCCCCCGTGAGGGCGCTCCGGTTGCCATAGCGCACAAGATCGAACTCCACGCGGTCGAAGGCTTCCCCGGCGAAGTCATCGCCTATGCTCGCTGGGAAGAGCTCGATGCGGCCATCGACCGGGTGGTGCGCGGTCGAACCGTGGCGATGGAGGTGTCGATGCGCGACGCGGTTCCCTACCTCGATCGGGTGCCGCTCGGTGTGGTACAACTGATCGAAGCGGCGGGTGGGCGGGTCGTGTCGAGCGCCCCCCTGGTAACCCAGTTCACCGCGCGGTGGAGCGCCGAAGAAACGGAAGATCACCGCTTTGCCGCCGAGATTCTGGCGCAGGTGGCCAAACGCGTGATGGCCGAGACGATCGCGGCGGCTGGGACGGGAATCACCGAGTCGGCGGTTCAGGCGCGGGTGGTTGCGCTCCTCGAGGGGCACGGCTTGCGGGTCGATCCCGGCCACCTGCCGATCATCGGCTTTGGACCAAACTCCGCCAATCCGCACTACGAGCCGGTTGCGGGTCGGGACCGGGCCCTCGAACCCAACGAGGTCGTCCTGATTGATCTCTTTGCCGGTCGGACGCTCGAGACTGTCTTTGCCGATCAGACCTGGATGGGTTTCAGTGGTCCGGTTCCTCCTGACGATGTGCTCGCGGTCTGGACCACGGTGCGAGATGCGCGTGATGCCGCAATCGCCGCTGTGTGGCAGGCCGTCGGGGAGAAACGTCCCCTCAAGGGATTCGAGATCGATCGGGCGGCGCGCGGGGTCATCGAATCGGCCGGGTACGGCGGGTATTTCGTGCACCGGACCGGCCACGCGATCGATCGCGATCTGCACGGCTCCGGGCCGCATTGCGACGACTACGAAACGCACGACGACCGGATCCTGGTTCCGGGGGTCGGCTTCTCGGTCGAGCCGGGCGTGTACCTGACCGGTCGCTTTGGCGTCCGAAGCGAGGTGAACATGTACTGGGGCGCCGACGGGGCCGTCGTAACACCCGAGGACGTGCAGCGTACGCTGATTCTGTCATCCGCGTAG
- a CDS encoding GWxTD domain-containing protein, with the protein MSSWLGLLAVLAAWAPQPDTGLVVRPVRFYRADPGQSPGVTQVTTFLRIPAQLPQPGPDGQVSLTFSVRIRDSSGTVLHEQSWRRRTAIPFPRGEAERLDLIRFSLGPGTFVLESSVTDSVSGVRAAASVAIQGYAVQPSASDLLVSPWVRPVASVDTVPQPGEFRRGNLIVAIAPEVVVGGADASIAYLLETYEGTSRDGTLTVVVTDQDGVDRRRIGPTPIRVAAGIGQITGQVELGELPEGRYRLRTDIDVGGRITAREAPFLFDAVVGNAPSALSDEAYFAALSGPLLDQAFAPLAALAPPRDLAAWPARGSDAEKREFLAAFWRPRDPTPRTAGNERRAQFYDGVTYANAFYGDARRRLPGWQSDRGRVFLREGLPTQVLRRQQRGAVPAYEVWRYFEPVSRYYLFVDRGAAGGFLLARSSDEREAQVERWREWLTPTGVQEVVDFLGRMVLSPD; encoded by the coding sequence ATGAGTAGTTGGTTGGGCCTTCTTGCCGTGCTGGCCGCCTGGGCGCCGCAACCGGATACAGGCCTGGTGGTCCGGCCGGTCCGATTCTATCGCGCCGATCCAGGACAGTCGCCGGGCGTCACGCAGGTAACCACCTTTCTTCGCATTCCTGCGCAGCTGCCACAGCCCGGTCCCGATGGCCAGGTCAGCCTGACCTTCTCGGTGCGAATCCGGGATTCGAGTGGTACCGTCCTCCACGAACAGAGCTGGCGCCGTCGAACCGCCATACCCTTTCCCCGCGGCGAGGCCGAGCGCCTCGACCTGATTCGTTTTTCTCTCGGACCCGGCACCTTCGTGCTGGAGAGCTCAGTGACCGACTCTGTTTCGGGGGTTCGAGCAGCCGCCTCGGTTGCGATTCAGGGATATGCGGTGCAGCCGTCAGCGTCGGACCTGCTGGTCAGTCCCTGGGTGCGGCCGGTCGCATCGGTCGATACCGTGCCGCAACCGGGTGAGTTCCGCCGGGGCAACCTGATCGTGGCGATTGCGCCGGAGGTCGTGGTCGGAGGGGCCGACGCATCGATTGCGTACCTGCTGGAAACCTACGAGGGTACCAGTCGCGACGGCACGCTGACGGTTGTCGTGACCGATCAGGATGGCGTCGACCGCCGGCGGATCGGTCCGACACCGATTCGCGTCGCGGCCGGGATCGGTCAGATTACCGGGCAGGTCGAGCTGGGTGAGTTGCCCGAAGGACGCTACCGGTTGCGGACCGACATCGATGTCGGGGGCAGAATCACGGCGCGTGAGGCGCCCTTCCTCTTCGACGCAGTGGTGGGGAATGCACCCTCGGCGCTTTCCGATGAGGCATATTTTGCCGCGCTGTCCGGGCCGCTGCTGGATCAGGCGTTTGCGCCGCTTGCCGCGCTCGCGCCGCCGCGTGATTTGGCGGCCTGGCCGGCTCGCGGCTCCGACGCCGAGAAGCGGGAGTTTCTCGCCGCATTCTGGCGACCGCGCGATCCGACCCCGCGCACGGCCGGCAACGAGCGGCGGGCGCAGTTCTACGACGGTGTCACCTATGCCAACGCCTTTTACGGCGATGCTCGGCGGCGACTGCCCGGCTGGCAGTCCGATCGCGGTCGGGTCTTCCTCCGCGAAGGATTGCCGACTCAGGTGCTCCGGCGTCAGCAGCGCGGCGCCGTACCTGCGTACGAGGTGTGGCGCTACTTCGAGCCGGTCAGTCGCTACTACCTGTTCGTCGATCGGGGCGCCGCGGGCGGGTTTCTCCTGGCGCGGTCCAGCGACGAGCGGGAAGCCCAGGTCGAGCGCTGGCGGGAATGGCTCACGCCAACCGGGGTGCAGGAAGTGGTCGACTTCCTGGGACGGATGGTGCTCTCGCCCGACTGA
- a CDS encoding PBP1A family penicillin-binding protein: protein MSWQEIRTRLGAGLTWTRARINGRLLVGVAFATLVIGTTVIAVEAAIRARLEAPATRLPSGLYSRPHAWRGSGGRPSPTLIAPAPGAPDEIRLPVDLDVLPRHLVDAVLAIEDQRFYDHHGLDPRRIGGALVANLKAGGIAQGGSTITQQLAKNLFLSAERTPLRKAREAAMAIALELRYDKATILEAYLNEIYLGQDRGRAMHGVGAAARYYFGKDARKISLAESALLAAMIHAPNRLAPTRNAELARRRRNLVLGLMVEQDRIGSERAAAARRSKVATRAYPATRLDARHFRDHAVRGLPGRVSSRGVAIYTTLDAELQRAAVGAVKDGLARHRAPDAQAALIAIDPRSGDILAMVGGRDYGTSQFNRAVDARRQPGSTFKPIVALAALRRAGASQPAFTLASRIDDEPIRVTTGSESWEPANYDGNFRGAVTMRQALEQSLNIPFVRIGLAVGPERIAATARQLGITSPLVPVPSLALGSSEISLLELTRAYGVFATGGQLASSRILLGAARQRGEYPDGGPPDVSTVVAPAEAYLITSALTGAVERGTSRALGTPERQGRMAGKTGTSNDWRDAWFVAYSPTLVVGVWMGYDDGRSLKLTGADAALPIVARFLERANPAPGRFQVPDGIEVARIADGWSWHCTGEEVFLEGTAPAGRCVDEPMPLPEWNPDRGEWRDRVRGRTGRLVAQLLERLIERQLDNRRGAGH, encoded by the coding sequence ATGTCCTGGCAGGAAATCCGGACCCGCTTGGGCGCGGGGCTTACTTGGACCCGCGCTCGGATCAACGGCAGGCTGCTCGTCGGGGTCGCATTTGCGACTCTGGTCATTGGTACCACTGTCATTGCTGTCGAGGCGGCGATTCGAGCGCGGCTCGAGGCGCCAGCGACCCGGCTTCCCTCCGGCCTGTACAGTCGACCCCACGCCTGGCGCGGTTCCGGCGGCCGCCCGAGCCCAACGTTGATTGCCCCGGCACCAGGCGCCCCGGATGAGATCCGCCTGCCAGTCGACCTCGACGTGCTTCCTCGCCATCTGGTGGACGCCGTGCTGGCAATCGAGGACCAGCGCTTCTACGACCACCACGGGCTCGACCCCCGCCGCATCGGTGGCGCGCTGGTGGCCAACCTCAAGGCCGGCGGGATCGCTCAAGGGGGCAGCACCATCACGCAGCAGCTGGCCAAGAATCTCTTTCTTTCGGCAGAGCGGACCCCGCTCCGGAAGGCCCGTGAGGCCGCCATGGCCATCGCGCTCGAACTTCGGTACGACAAGGCCACCATCCTCGAGGCCTACCTGAACGAGATCTACCTCGGTCAGGACCGCGGCCGAGCCATGCATGGGGTCGGCGCCGCCGCGCGCTACTACTTCGGCAAGGATGCTCGCAAGATCTCGCTGGCAGAGAGTGCGCTGCTGGCCGCCATGATCCACGCGCCGAACCGTCTGGCCCCGACCCGCAATGCGGAGCTGGCCCGGCGCCGGCGCAACCTGGTCCTCGGCCTGATGGTCGAGCAGGATCGGATCGGCAGCGAGCGCGCCGCGGCGGCCCGCCGCAGCAAAGTGGCCACCCGCGCCTACCCGGCCACGCGCCTCGATGCTCGCCACTTTCGGGATCACGCGGTGCGCGGCTTGCCAGGTCGAGTCTCGTCGCGCGGTGTGGCGATCTACACCACGCTGGACGCCGAACTCCAGCGGGCCGCCGTCGGCGCCGTCAAGGACGGTCTGGCCCGGCACCGAGCCCCGGACGCCCAGGCGGCGCTGATTGCGATCGACCCGCGGAGCGGCGACATCCTCGCCATGGTCGGCGGGCGCGACTATGGAACCTCGCAGTTCAACCGCGCGGTCGATGCGCGCCGCCAGCCGGGCAGCACCTTCAAACCGATCGTGGCGCTCGCTGCGCTTCGGCGCGCCGGCGCCAGTCAGCCGGCCTTTACCCTGGCGTCGCGCATCGATGATGAGCCGATCCGGGTCACCACCGGATCAGAATCGTGGGAGCCGGCCAACTACGACGGAAACTTCCGGGGCGCGGTCACGATGCGACAGGCGCTGGAGCAATCGCTCAACATCCCATTTGTCCGGATCGGCCTGGCCGTCGGCCCGGAGAGGATTGCCGCGACGGCGCGCCAGCTGGGCATTACCAGCCCGCTCGTTCCGGTTCCGAGCCTGGCCCTGGGCTCCTCGGAAATCAGCCTGCTGGAACTGACCCGCGCCTACGGGGTCTTTGCCACTGGCGGACAGCTGGCCTCGAGCCGGATCCTGCTGGGCGCCGCACGCCAGCGAGGCGAGTATCCCGACGGCGGGCCGCCGGACGTCTCGACCGTGGTTGCCCCGGCCGAAGCGTACCTGATCACTTCCGCGTTGACCGGAGCGGTCGAGCGCGGTACGTCACGAGCCCTCGGCACTCCCGAGCGACAGGGGCGCATGGCGGGCAAGACCGGCACCTCGAACGACTGGCGCGACGCCTGGTTCGTGGCCTACTCACCAACCTTGGTCGTCGGGGTCTGGATGGGGTACGACGACGGCCGCAGCCTCAAGCTCACAGGCGCGGACGCGGCCCTCCCGATCGTGGCTCGTTTCCTCGAGCGGGCCAATCCGGCCCCGGGCCGATTCCAGGTCCCTGACGGTATCGAGGTAGCGCGGATTGCCGACGGTTGGAGCTGGCACTGCACCGGCGAAGAAGTCTTTCTGGAAGGGACGGCTCCGGCGGGCCGCTGCGTCGATGAGCCGATGCCGCTCCCGGAATGGAACCCGGACCGGGGCGAATGGCGCGACCGGGTGCGGGGACGGACCGGCCGTCTCGTTGCTCAGCTGCTGGAGCGGCTGATCGAACGGCAACTGGACAACCGGCGCGGCGCCGGTCACTGA
- a CDS encoding heme o synthase, whose protein sequence is MRTRRCLGGPGRVYFEVGTDDSLCSQSGTTHALTSLLRDLVALTKPRIISLLLVTTIAPMFITPMGLPSLELVLWVSLAGYLMSGGANAVNMWFDRDIDVKMVRTRTRPIPSGRIPAGAALFFGIALGVVAFALFWNLVNPLSAWLALAGFLFYVFIYTVWLKRNTPQNIVIGGAAGAFPPLVGWAAMTGSIDLGAIFLFAIVFYWTPPHFWALALVKSKDYATVGVPMLPVVRGVHHTKRQMLGYTLLLLPLTVLPTLAGTQGVVYGVIALALGSRLVWYCVKLLREQGVTPTAWSMYRYSLLYLALLFVAMGVDHLLPFGHAEGPAVELELSRADAPSPHQNHLDH, encoded by the coding sequence ATGCGCACGAGACGATGTCTCGGAGGGCCAGGTAGAGTATATTTCGAGGTTGGAACAGATGACAGTCTTTGCTCCCAATCTGGAACGACCCACGCCTTGACGAGCCTTCTCCGGGACCTGGTTGCGCTGACCAAGCCGCGTATCATTTCGCTGCTCCTGGTCACGACCATTGCCCCAATGTTCATTACCCCGATGGGCTTGCCTTCATTGGAGCTGGTCCTCTGGGTCAGTCTGGCGGGCTATCTGATGTCGGGCGGAGCCAACGCCGTGAACATGTGGTTCGACCGGGATATCGACGTCAAAATGGTCCGAACCCGGACTCGGCCGATTCCCTCAGGCCGGATTCCGGCAGGGGCAGCCTTGTTCTTCGGCATCGCGCTGGGCGTGGTGGCATTTGCCCTGTTCTGGAACCTGGTCAATCCGTTGTCGGCCTGGCTCGCCCTCGCCGGCTTCCTGTTCTACGTCTTCATCTACACTGTCTGGCTCAAGCGAAACACGCCGCAAAACATCGTGATCGGCGGTGCCGCCGGCGCCTTCCCGCCCCTGGTGGGGTGGGCCGCCATGACCGGCTCGATCGACCTCGGCGCCATTTTCCTCTTCGCCATCGTGTTCTACTGGACCCCGCCCCACTTCTGGGCGCTGGCCCTGGTCAAGAGCAAAGACTACGCGACCGTCGGGGTGCCGATGCTGCCCGTGGTGCGGGGAGTACACCATACCAAACGGCAGATGCTGGGTTACACCCTGCTCCTGCTTCCGCTCACGGTGCTGCCGACGCTGGCCGGCACCCAGGGCGTTGTCTATGGCGTGATTGCGCTCGCCCTGGGCAGCCGCCTGGTCTGGTACTGCGTCAAGCTGCTGCGCGAACAAGGCGTCACCCCGACGGCTTGGTCGATGTACCGCTATTCGCTGCTGTACCTGGCCCTGCTCTTCGTCGCCATGGGCGTCGACCACCTGCTGCCGTTCGGCCACGCCGAAGGACCGGCGGTGGAACTCGAGCTGAGCCGGGCTGACGCCCCGTCCCCCCACCAGAACCACCTGGACCACTGA
- a CDS encoding DUF92 domain-containing protein — MPVFIAIGVSAAAALLAFLLRSLSPTGAIAATAIGSAILWATGWLGAAVLGTYFVAASVASRLSVQARGDAEEAKSETRNHRQVLANGGFAALGALAEPAVPGLGLWLLTVGLAAACGDTWATALGSLSPRTPRDLLTRQPVVRGTSGGVTGLGISAGILGAGLIGLVGTSVTGRGSLMLVAAGIGTTAMLLDSALGSRLQVRYHCARCDQATERSPHGCGTMPTPVRGIRWLDNDGVNAAVTALAVASGALLWPLVGG; from the coding sequence ATGCCCGTCTTCATTGCCATCGGCGTGTCCGCCGCCGCGGCCCTGCTTGCCTTCCTGCTCCGGTCCCTGAGCCCGACCGGCGCCATCGCAGCCACTGCCATCGGCTCGGCGATCCTCTGGGCCACCGGCTGGCTCGGCGCCGCCGTGCTGGGGACCTATTTCGTCGCGGCATCGGTCGCCTCGCGCCTCTCGGTCCAGGCCCGAGGCGATGCGGAGGAAGCGAAGAGCGAGACCCGCAATCACCGCCAGGTACTGGCCAACGGCGGCTTTGCAGCGCTGGGAGCACTGGCCGAGCCAGCCGTGCCCGGGCTGGGCCTCTGGTTGCTGACGGTCGGTCTGGCCGCCGCGTGCGGCGATACCTGGGCCACCGCCCTGGGCAGCCTGAGCCCCCGCACACCCCGAGATCTGCTGACACGGCAGCCCGTGGTCCGAGGCACCAGCGGCGGCGTGACCGGCCTCGGAATTTCCGCAGGGATCCTGGGTGCCGGTCTGATCGGGCTGGTGGGCACGAGCGTCACCGGACGAGGCAGCCTGATGCTCGTCGCCGCCGGAATCGGAACGACCGCCATGCTGCTTGACTCAGCGCTGGGGTCGCGCCTGCAGGTGCGTTACCACTGCGCCAGGTGCGACCAAGCGACCGAACGGTCGCCGCACGGCTGCGGCACGATGCCAACCCCGGTGCGCGGCATCCGCTGGCTCGACAACGACGGCGTCAATGCCGCCGTCACCGCCCTTGCGGTGGCGAGCGGCGCCCTGCTCTGGCCGCTCGTCGGCGGCTGA